The genomic segment ATGGAACGTCCCTCCCTGACTCTCCTCCTTATCTCGGAGGATGAGATGTCAACGGCGGTGATCTGGAAGAAGATGACGCGATCGAGGATCGATTTCGGCACGTCCTTCGGCTTATATCCCGGCCTGGTCGTGACTATAAGCTTACAGATTCTCAGAAATAGCTCATAATCCTTCCACGTCGTAAGGGTAGGCAGCAGATCTGAACCTATTATCCAGGCGATCTCCGTCCTCTCGCCGTATCGCCTCTTGAACTCCCTTACCGTATCCACGCTGTATGAGGGGCCCTCCCGGTCAAGTTCCACCTTGGAGATCTGAAAATGCGGGTTGCCCTCTATGGCGAGGGCGGTCATGTTGTATCTATGGATCGGATCTATTATCTCCGGTCCGCTTTTATGAGGGGGAACGGAGGCCGGGACGAATATCACGATGTCGAATCCGAAATGGTCGTGAACCTCCTCCGCACTTATCAGATGTCCTATATGTATCGGGTTGAACGTTCCCCCCATTATCGCTATCTTCATTCTCGAACCTGTCCGTTGCCGTAGATGATGTATTTCTGCGTGGTCAGATCCTCCAATCCCATCGGGCCACGACAATGGAGCTTCTGTGTGCTTATGCCCATCTCGGCGCCCAGTCCGAACTGATATCCGTCCGTAAACCTTGTTGAGGCGTTCACGTAGACGGCCGCCGAATCCACCTCGTTTATGAACCTCTGGGCGTTTTGATAGTTCCGTGTGACGATGGCGTCGGAGTGATGCGAGCCGTAGGTCATGATATGATCTATCGCCTCATCGAGGCTATCGACAACCCTGATGGAGAGGATCAGATCCAGATATTCCGTGTACCAATCCACCTCGGCCGCTTGGGTGATCTCCAGGTCCGAGCAGATCTGACGTGTTCTCTCACACCCTCTGAGCTCTACGCCCGCGTCGAGGAATTTCCTGCACATCCTGGGCAGAAACTCAGGTGCTATCTTAGAGTGCACCAGCATAGTTTCCATGGCGTTACAGGTTCCGGGGCGCTGAACCTTGGCGTTGAAGCAGATATTTACGGCCATTTCCAGATCGGCGGATTCATCCACATACACGTGACAGATCCCCTCCTCATGCCTGACAACGGGAACGGAGGAGTTCTCCACCACCGTTCTTATAAGCCCTTTCCCTCCGCGAGGTATGATCAGATCTATGTATTCATCCAGCTTCAGCATCGTCATAACAGCTTCTCTGTCGGTGGTCTTGATCATCTGAATGCAATTATCAGGTAATCCGGCCGTTGCGGCTGCATCCTCGAGTATTCCGGCGATGGCCAGATTGGAGTTAATCGCCTCTGATCCCCCGCGGAGTATGACGGCGTTTCCGGATTTGACGCACAGCCCAGCGGCATCCGCGGTGACGTTCGGCCTCGACTCATATATGACCCCCACAACCCCTATCGGCACTCGCATCCTTCCTATCAACAACCCGTTTGGCCGTCGCCACATCCTGGTGATCTCCCCGACGGGATCAGGCAGGGCGGCTATCTGCCTCAGTCCATCCGCCATCTCGGCTATTCGCTTATCGGTCAGCGTCAGCCTGTCGATAAACGCCTGAGATAACCCCTTTTCCCTCGCCGTCTCCACGTCCTTCCTATTGGCCTCCTTCAGCTCCTCCGCCTTTTCAAGCAGATTGTTTGACATTATCAGAAGGGCGGTGTTCTTAACATCGGAGGAGACATTAGCCAGTTTAGCGGCGGCTTTTCTGGCCGCCTGAGCTATTTTGAGAACCTCAGCCTTGATTTCCGACATATTTCCCTCCCGAGTGGATATCAACTTGAAGTATAGCAAAGGGTGATTATCAGGTCAAGATCTCCGATAAACTGCAGGGGCACAAGGCCTTGCACCCCTATGCCTCATCGAATGATCTTCCTCAGATTTCCCTCTGCCTCCTCGAGCAATCTCTCTGCCGTTTCCCTGTCAACCTTTCTTCTGATCATGACGATCGCCGTCTTAGCGCTGCCGCCTGCCATGGAGAGAAACCGTCCGGCGGTTTCATAATCCACGCCCGTAAGCTCCCCTATTATCCTCTTGGCTCTATCGACCAGTTTCAGATTCCATGCCTGAACGTCCACCATCAGGTTGTCATATACTTTGCCGAGCCTGATCATGGAGATGGTGGTGATCATGTTGAGGATGAGCTTTGTGGCAGTTCCGGCCTTCAGCCTGGTGGATCCGGTGATGATCTCCGGTCCGACGATCGGCGTGATGAAGTGATCGACGTATTCCCTGGTCTCCTCAAGCGGAGGGGTGCAGCATAGGAAGATGGTCTTTGCGCCTATCCGATGTGCCTCCTTGAGGGCGCCTAGGACGAAAGGCGTTCTGGCGCCGGTAGCTATGCCGATGACCACATCCCTGGAGGTGACGCAGTGGTTTCTGATGGCCGCGGCACCGTCCTCGGGATGATCCTCCGCCCCCTCGACCGCCCTGTGAAGCGCCTGATATCCGCCGGCGATTATCCCCTGAACCATGGAGGGGTCTGTGCCGAAGGTGGGCGGACATTCGGAGGCGTCCAACACGCCCAGCCTGCCGCTCGTGCCCGCCCCGACGTAGAAGAGCTTGCCGCCCCCCTTGAAGGTATCGATCACCATCTCCACCGCCCGGGCGATCTCCTCTCGCTGCTTCCTCACGGCCTCCAGCATGGTCTCCTCCTCCTGGAGGAAGATATCGATTATCTCCGGCACGCTGCGAAGGTCGATCCCCTTAGACCTGGGATTTCGCTCCTCGGTTATGAACCTCATCACACCTCAAACCCTAAGCTTTTAAGCCATGTGAGGGCGATCAGCGCGTGACCATAAGGATTGGGGTGAACGCCATCCTCCGTCCATCTGAACCCGGGTCTGGAGAGGATCGCCCTCCTAAAAGCCCTGTTTACGGGAACCAGTATCGCATCATAGTTTCTGGCGAATCCCCTGATGGCCTCGTTATAGGACGATAAAACCCTGTTGGGACAATTCCCCAGCTCCTCACCGATGACCGACGTCTCCATCAGGATCAGGTTCGCCCGCGTGAACCTGAGGGTTTCCTCGATCAGTGTGCGATAGATGGCGATAAAGTCGTTGAGGGGTACCGCCATATGAGGCCGTCCGTCGAATCTCCTCCACACGTCGTTTATGCCGATAGATATGGATACCCAATCGGGCTTCAGATCTATCACATCCTCCTGCCATCTCTCCCTCAGTTCGACGATCCGGTTGCCGCTGACCCCCTTGTTGATGAACTGGATCTTTCTGCCGGGATAGGCGACGGTGGTGAGGGTGGCGATGATCGAGACGTAGCCATATCCCAGACCGTTCGGATCCCCATCCCTGCCGGCGTCAGTTATACTATCGCCGATGAACACCACCCTCTCCCCATTCCGGATGAGAAATTCGTTCATTTTCAGCCCTTCCTTTATCCCATGACATCTCAGATTATACTCAGCCATTTACCGTTATTTGGCCGTGGCTTCGAGCATCCTGTTGATCGCAAGGCCGGCGTAATGCTTGACCTCATCCGATATCTTCACCACGTTCACCTCGCCCAGGTGTTCCAACGTGTAAAGGAGGTCGCGTAGGTTGATTTTGTACATGTTCGGACAAAGCGATCTGGAAAGTTCGACGACGGTTTTGTCCGGATTCTCATAGGCCAACCGGCTGACAAGGTTTATCTCGGTGCCTATGACCGTGGTTGAGCCGGCGGGAGCCTCCTCGACGAACCGGACGATGAAGGCCGTGGAGCCGTTATAATCTGCGAGATTGACCACATCCTCCACGCATTCAGGATGAACCACGATCTTGCCATCGGGATATCTCCGTCTGGCCCTCAGGATGTGATCGACCGTGAACCAGATATGCACGTGGCAGTGGCCGCTCCAGAGGATCAACTTCGCCCTTCTGATCTC from the Candidatus Poribacteria bacterium genome contains:
- a CDS encoding SGNH/GDSL hydrolase family protein, with protein sequence MNEFLIRNGERVVFIGDSITDAGRDGDPNGLGYGYVSIIATLTTVAYPGRKIQFINKGVSGNRIVELRERWQEDVIDLKPDWVSISIGINDVWRRFDGRPHMAVPLNDFIAIYRTLIEETLRFTRANLILMETSVIGEELGNCPNRVLSSYNEAIRGFARNYDAILVPVNRAFRRAILSRPGFRWTEDGVHPNPYGHALIALTWLKSLGFEV
- the murQ gene encoding N-acetylmuramic acid 6-phosphate etherase translates to MRFITEERNPRSKGIDLRSVPEIIDIFLQEEETMLEAVRKQREEIARAVEMVIDTFKGGGKLFYVGAGTSGRLGVLDASECPPTFGTDPSMVQGIIAGGYQALHRAVEGAEDHPEDGAAAIRNHCVTSRDVVIGIATGARTPFVLGALKEAHRIGAKTIFLCCTPPLEETREYVDHFITPIVGPEIITGSTRLKAGTATKLILNMITTISMIRLGKVYDNLMVDVQAWNLKLVDRAKRIIGELTGVDYETAGRFLSMAGGSAKTAIVMIRRKVDRETAERLLEEAEGNLRKIIR
- a CDS encoding glutamate-5-semialdehyde dehydrogenase, which gives rise to MSEIKAEVLKIAQAARKAAAKLANVSSDVKNTALLIMSNNLLEKAEELKEANRKDVETAREKGLSQAFIDRLTLTDKRIAEMADGLRQIAALPDPVGEITRMWRRPNGLLIGRMRVPIGVVGVIYESRPNVTADAAGLCVKSGNAVILRGGSEAINSNLAIAGILEDAAATAGLPDNCIQMIKTTDREAVMTMLKLDEYIDLIIPRGGKGLIRTVVENSSVPVVRHEEGICHVYVDESADLEMAVNICFNAKVQRPGTCNAMETMLVHSKIAPEFLPRMCRKFLDAGVELRGCERTRQICSDLEITQAAEVDWYTEYLDLILSIRVVDSLDEAIDHIMTYGSHHSDAIVTRNYQNAQRFINEVDSAAVYVNASTRFTDGYQFGLGAEMGISTQKLHCRGPMGLEDLTTQKYIIYGNGQVRE
- the nadD gene encoding nicotinate-nucleotide adenylyltransferase, producing MKIAIMGGTFNPIHIGHLISAEEVHDHFGFDIVIFVPASVPPHKSGPEIIDPIHRYNMTALAIEGNPHFQISKVELDREGPSYSVDTVREFKRRYGERTEIAWIIGSDLLPTLTTWKDYELFLRICKLIVTTRPGYKPKDVPKSILDRVIFFQITAVDISSSEIRRRVREGRSIKYLVPKKVEDYIYQHSLYGEREM